Proteins found in one Sporosarcina sp. FSL K6-3457 genomic segment:
- the ymfI gene encoding elongation factor P 5-aminopentanone reductase, producing the protein MIEQRTYCVVLGASGGIGEAISRKLAEAGWSLYLHYNNNAVQVKDLQRELSTAYPHADFQIVQADFSTVDGADILTKQARRVRAIVVANGQSMLKLLTETTAEDMDALWKVHVQNPARFISLVSDQLRQLDTSYVVFIGSIWGNTGAAGEVMYSAVKGAQHAFVKAYAKEAAYSGTRVNAVAPGWIETRMNNVIPLDERQMAMDEIPLMTTGTPEHIAEAVHFLLSGKADYMTGEIMKINGGWYI; encoded by the coding sequence ATGATTGAGCAACGGACATATTGCGTCGTACTCGGCGCGTCTGGTGGAATAGGTGAAGCGATTAGTCGCAAGTTAGCTGAGGCTGGTTGGTCGCTATATCTTCACTACAATAACAATGCGGTGCAAGTGAAGGATTTGCAGAGGGAATTAAGTACGGCTTACCCTCACGCGGACTTTCAAATCGTGCAAGCTGATTTTAGTACAGTGGATGGGGCAGATATACTCACAAAACAAGCCCGACGTGTAAGGGCTATTGTGGTCGCCAATGGTCAATCAATGTTGAAGTTATTGACAGAAACAACTGCTGAGGATATGGATGCATTATGGAAAGTCCATGTTCAAAATCCTGCTCGGTTTATTAGCTTAGTGTCGGATCAGTTACGCCAGTTGGATACTTCCTATGTTGTGTTCATTGGATCGATTTGGGGCAATACTGGTGCAGCAGGCGAAGTGATGTACTCCGCAGTCAAAGGGGCACAGCATGCATTTGTGAAAGCTTATGCTAAGGAGGCCGCATACTCAGGAACTCGTGTCAATGCAGTGGCACCTGGTTGGATTGAAACACGCATGAATAATGTAATTCCACTCGATGAACGGCAAATGGCAATGGATGAGATTCCATTGATGACGACCGGTACACCAGAGCATATCGCAGAGGCAGTTCATTTTTTGCTAAGTGGTAAAGCAGATTATATGACGGGTGAAATTATGAAAATCAATGGCGGTTGGTATATTTAA
- the yfmH gene encoding EF-P 5-aminopentanol modification-associated protein YfmH, which produces MRKIHFDNLQETLYNEKLSNGLDVYILPKRGFSKTFVTFTTKYGSIDRTFIPRGKDEEVTVPDGIAHFLEHKMFEKEDGDVFQKFSVNGASANAYTSFTRTAYLFSATDKLYDNTEVLLDFVQEPYFTKKTVDKEKGIIAQEITMYDDEPDWRLYFGTIENMYQEHPVKIDIAGTVESIQDITAEHLYECYETFYHPSNMVLFVVGAVDPEEMMAFIKFNQAAKTFEEPADIVRIFPTEGNAATIAERTLAMDISKPKFNMGLKCNKTDVEGEEMLIQELSSGLVLDLLFGRTSDFYTAAYNEGLIDESFSYDFTLENGFGFAMVGSDTEQPEQLENAIRKTLRDAIEAWPITDVELNRMRKKKIGQFMRSLNSPEFIANQFTRYAFNNMNLFDVVPTLEKLTVDNLQAAFQTFADESGHTVYSVVPAAKA; this is translated from the coding sequence ATGAGAAAAATCCATTTTGATAACTTACAGGAAACTTTATATAATGAAAAACTGTCGAACGGGCTTGATGTTTATATTTTACCGAAACGAGGATTTTCAAAAACGTTCGTGACGTTTACAACAAAATACGGTTCGATTGATCGGACATTTATTCCACGTGGTAAAGATGAAGAAGTAACTGTTCCGGATGGTATTGCTCATTTCCTAGAGCATAAAATGTTTGAAAAAGAAGATGGCGATGTGTTCCAGAAATTTAGTGTCAACGGAGCATCTGCTAATGCCTACACATCCTTTACAAGAACAGCTTATTTATTCTCTGCGACAGATAAGCTTTACGACAACACAGAAGTTCTTCTCGACTTCGTTCAAGAGCCGTATTTTACGAAAAAGACGGTTGATAAGGAAAAGGGGATTATTGCCCAGGAAATAACGATGTATGACGATGAACCCGATTGGAGGCTCTATTTTGGTACAATTGAAAATATGTATCAGGAGCACCCAGTGAAAATTGATATTGCGGGAACGGTTGAATCCATTCAAGACATTACAGCAGAGCATTTATATGAGTGCTATGAAACGTTTTATCATCCATCGAATATGGTGCTGTTTGTTGTTGGCGCGGTCGACCCAGAAGAGATGATGGCGTTTATCAAGTTTAACCAGGCTGCGAAAACATTTGAGGAGCCAGCAGATATCGTACGCATTTTCCCGACAGAAGGAAATGCAGCTACAATCGCTGAGCGAACACTCGCGATGGATATTTCTAAACCGAAATTCAATATGGGATTGAAGTGCAACAAAACAGATGTTGAAGGGGAAGAGATGCTAATTCAAGAGCTATCATCAGGTCTTGTGTTGGATCTGCTATTCGGTAGAACATCCGATTTCTATACAGCTGCTTATAATGAAGGGCTAATCGATGAGTCATTCTCTTATGATTTCACGCTTGAGAATGGATTTGGTTTTGCCATGGTAGGTTCTGATACGGAGCAGCCCGAACAACTCGAAAATGCCATCCGCAAAACACTACGAGATGCAATTGAAGCATGGCCAATTACCGATGTAGAACTCAATCGGATGCGTAAGAAGAAAATTGGGCAATTTATGCGCTCACTGAATTCACCGGAATTTATCGCTAACCAGTTTACGCGCTATGCGTTTAATAATATGAACTTGTTCGATGTTGTTCCGACGCTTGAAAAGTTGACGGTCGATAACTTGCAGGCCGCTTTCCAGACATTCGCTGATGAGAGTGGTCATACTGTCTATTCGGTTGTGCCAGCTGCTAAAGCCTAA
- the yfmF gene encoding EF-P 5-aminopentanol modification-associated protein YfmF has translation MFKKVELQEGVTLYIRQSDQFKTVNFSVKWKTALDEKKSARRAVLSNVLQDSNGRYRTQTAFRNTLDELYGTVLYTDVAKRGETHIFSLYAECVNDEYLAEGGVLDEVLGLIQTTIFDPNFIDGQFDEAIVNREKRSVIERIRSLYDDKTRYAQKRMLELIRPNHAASASSYGTEADVEALTSADLVTAYNDMLNNDEIDIYIVGDIDDNDMIEKIKSTFTFNARKRQSPVQTLVNETLAVQQVREQQDMKQGKLHLGFSTPVTFRHPDYSKMQVTNGVFGAFAHSKLFMNVREKESMAYYASSAYASHYGLLYVMAGIDADLEEKAVKLIKEQLVALQQGDITELELEQTKALLANGIKSAFDSARGQIEVFDQYKEQDEHFTAEKLITGWQAVTKEDVQQMASEITLEIVYLLSGKEAK, from the coding sequence ATGTTTAAAAAAGTTGAGCTTCAAGAAGGCGTCACATTATATATCCGTCAATCAGACCAATTCAAAACGGTCAATTTCTCCGTGAAATGGAAGACGGCTCTCGATGAAAAGAAATCAGCACGGCGTGCCGTTTTGTCTAATGTCTTACAAGATTCGAATGGTCGATACCGGACACAAACTGCATTCCGCAATACATTAGACGAATTATATGGCACGGTACTTTACACGGATGTTGCCAAACGTGGCGAAACACATATTTTTTCGCTCTATGCTGAATGTGTGAATGATGAATACTTAGCGGAAGGCGGCGTTTTAGACGAGGTGCTAGGGCTCATCCAGACAACTATTTTTGACCCGAATTTTATAGACGGTCAGTTCGATGAAGCAATTGTCAACCGTGAAAAACGATCGGTCATCGAGCGAATTCGTTCACTGTATGATGATAAAACAAGATATGCCCAAAAGCGCATGCTCGAATTAATCCGACCGAATCATGCAGCATCTGCATCTTCATATGGTACGGAAGCAGATGTTGAAGCATTAACGTCGGCTGATTTAGTTACCGCATATAACGATATGTTGAATAATGATGAAATCGATATTTACATCGTGGGAGATATTGATGACAATGATATGATTGAAAAAATCAAATCTACGTTCACCTTTAATGCGCGTAAACGTCAATCACCTGTCCAGACGCTTGTAAATGAGACATTGGCTGTTCAACAGGTTAGAGAGCAACAGGATATGAAGCAAGGGAAATTACATCTAGGCTTCAGCACACCTGTGACATTCCGTCATCCAGACTATTCCAAAATGCAAGTGACAAATGGTGTTTTCGGTGCTTTTGCACATAGTAAGCTGTTTATGAATGTTCGTGAAAAGGAAAGTATGGCGTATTATGCGTCAAGTGCATACGCTTCCCATTACGGTTTGCTTTATGTTATGGCAGGCATTGATGCTGACCTTGAAGAGAAAGCTGTCAAGCTCATTAAAGAGCAACTGGTGGCACTTCAACAAGGAGATATAACTGAGTTAGAGCTTGAACAAACAAAAGCGTTATTGGCGAATGGCATTAAAAGTGCTTTTGACTCTGCCAGAGGGCAGATTGAAGTGTTCGATCAATACAAAGAGCAGGATGAGCATTTCACTGCGGAGAAATTAATTACTGGGTGGCAAGCAGTTACAAAAGAGGACGTCCAACAGATGGCTTCTGAAATTACGCTGGAAATTGTCTATCTGTTATCCGGCAAGGAGGCTAAGTAA
- a CDS encoding ABC transporter permease, which yields MSFQEILALLYFIVPISIAYAAPLIFTAIGGVFSERSGVVNIGLEGLMVMGAFIGILFNLIYADTFGAWTPWLALLVAMVVSALFSIMHAVASITFRADQTVSGVAINMLGIAIALFTVKMIYGKGQTDFIQQSIPRFNVPVLQDIPFIGPLFFKGIYGSSLLAIGVAILAWFIIYKTPFGLRLRSVGEHPMAADTMGINVAKIRYIGVIISGGLAGIGGAIYSQTMTNDFGHATINGQGFMALAAMIFGKWHPIGAMGAALFFGFAQALAISAPGIKFLANVPTVYLHILPYVLTILALAGFIGRANAPKASGQPYIKGNR from the coding sequence ATGAGTTTTCAGGAAATACTTGCATTGCTTTATTTCATCGTTCCGATTTCGATTGCTTATGCCGCGCCTCTTATTTTCACGGCAATAGGCGGTGTGTTCTCTGAACGCTCAGGTGTCGTGAATATCGGATTAGAAGGTCTCATGGTTATGGGAGCCTTCATCGGTATTTTGTTTAATCTAATTTATGCGGATACATTCGGTGCTTGGACACCGTGGCTTGCATTGCTTGTGGCGATGGTTGTTTCAGCACTATTCTCTATCATGCACGCGGTAGCATCTATTACTTTTCGTGCGGATCAAACGGTTTCAGGTGTAGCCATCAATATGCTCGGGATTGCGATTGCCTTGTTCACCGTGAAAATGATTTATGGTAAAGGGCAGACAGACTTTATACAACAGAGCATTCCACGCTTCAATGTTCCTGTATTACAAGATATTCCGTTTATTGGACCCTTGTTTTTCAAGGGAATATATGGTTCATCGTTGTTAGCAATAGGTGTGGCCATTCTTGCTTGGTTCATCATTTATAAAACACCTTTCGGCCTTCGTCTCCGTTCTGTTGGGGAGCACCCAATGGCTGCTGACACAATGGGAATCAACGTGGCTAAAATTCGCTATATTGGGGTCATCATTTCAGGTGGACTTGCTGGTATTGGTGGCGCGATTTATTCACAGACGATGACGAATGATTTTGGTCATGCGACAATCAATGGGCAAGGGTTTATGGCGCTTGCTGCAATGATTTTTGGGAAATGGCATCCGATTGGCGCAATGGGAGCTGCATTGTTCTTCGGATTTGCACAGGCACTCGCTATTAGTGCGCCTGGTATTAAGTTCCTAGCTAATGTACCAACTGTTTATTTGCATATTTTGCCTTATGTTTTGACAATCCTAGCTCTTGCAGGATTTATTGGAAGGGCGAATGCACCAAAAGCAAGTGGTCAACCATATATTAAAGGGAATCGGTAA
- a CDS encoding ABC transporter permease, with product MSNRAINLLVPIISIMLGLLVGAVVMLFSGYDPIQGYIALWEGIFGDAYAIGETIRQISPYILAGLAVAFAFRTGLFNIGVEGQLIVGWFAAAYVGVAFELPKIIHLPLALLAAAVAGALWGLIPGILKATLRVHEVIVTIMMNYIALHTVNALIKAVSDGGYKTASIHQTASLRSEFLSNLTDFSTLHYGILVALAMVVVMWFILEKTKTGYELKAVGFNDHASQYAGMSVKKNIILSMVISGAFAGLGGAMEALGTFGYMASRGGFTGIGFDGIAVALLGANTPLGVIFGASLFGSLKYGAGNMPNAAGVPIEIVSIVIALIIFFVASGYIIRVVLGRMNKKKEAK from the coding sequence ATGTCAAATAGAGCTATCAATCTCCTTGTACCTATTATTTCCATTATGCTAGGCTTGCTTGTTGGGGCGGTCGTCATGCTATTCAGTGGATATGATCCAATTCAAGGATATATCGCTTTATGGGAAGGTATTTTTGGGGATGCCTATGCGATTGGTGAAACAATCAGGCAAATTAGTCCATACATTTTAGCAGGCCTTGCAGTGGCATTTGCATTCCGTACAGGTTTGTTCAACATCGGGGTAGAAGGGCAGCTGATTGTTGGTTGGTTCGCGGCGGCTTATGTCGGCGTTGCATTTGAATTACCGAAAATTATTCACTTGCCGCTTGCATTGCTTGCTGCCGCTGTTGCAGGTGCACTTTGGGGACTTATCCCAGGTATTTTAAAAGCAACATTACGTGTTCATGAAGTTATCGTCACAATTATGATGAACTATATTGCGCTTCATACGGTGAACGCACTTATTAAAGCCGTTTCAGATGGCGGTTATAAAACGGCATCGATTCATCAGACCGCCTCGCTACGGTCCGAATTTTTATCTAACTTAACGGACTTTTCCACACTTCACTACGGTATTCTCGTTGCACTTGCGATGGTTGTTGTGATGTGGTTTATCTTAGAAAAAACGAAAACGGGATATGAGCTAAAGGCGGTTGGTTTTAATGACCATGCATCCCAATACGCTGGGATGAGTGTGAAAAAGAACATTATACTTTCTATGGTCATTTCGGGTGCATTTGCCGGACTTGGTGGAGCGATGGAAGCGCTCGGTACATTTGGTTATATGGCGTCCCGTGGTGGCTTTACGGGTATCGGATTCGACGGGATTGCGGTTGCGCTGTTAGGTGCGAATACACCGCTTGGCGTCATATTTGGTGCTTCATTATTCGGGTCATTGAAATATGGCGCAGGCAATATGCCAAATGCAGCCGGAGTTCCGATTGAAATTGTTTCCATTGTTATTGCACTCATCATTTTCTTCGTTGCGTCTGGCTATATCATTCGTGTAGTTCTAGGCCGGATGAATAAGAAAAAGGAGGCAAAGTGA
- a CDS encoding ABC transporter ATP-binding protein: MEYVIEMLNIRKEFGTFVANDNITLQLEKGEIHALLGENGAGKSTLMNVLFGLYQPEGGEIRVRGQKVDITNPNVANDLGIGMVHQHFMLVENLTVTENIILGNEPKKMGVINIKEAAKKVAEISELYGLDVDPNAKIEDISVGMQQRVEILKTLYRGAEILIFDEPTASLTPQEIDELIAIMKKLIEEGKSIIIITHKLQEIMDVSDRVTVIRKGQGIGTVITAETDPEELATLMVGRQVTFKTEKGPSNPKNEVLHIENLVVEDYRGVAKVKGLNLSVRRGEIVGIAGIDGNGQTELIEAITGLRKVKSGKITINSKDVTGKKPREITETGVGHIPQDRHKHGLVLDFTVGYNGALQSYYHEPLSKNGIMKYKVVSEKAKEIIDAYDVRTQGEHELARALSGGNQQKLIIGREVERNPDLLIAALPTRGLDVGAIEFIHKRLIEQRDNGKAVLLISFELDEVINVSDRIAVIYDGEIVDVVSPAETSEQELGLLMAGHSKTEMAVVGNEVVVKEGDDRNVK, encoded by the coding sequence TTGGAATATGTTATTGAAATGCTAAATATAAGAAAAGAATTCGGTACCTTTGTCGCAAATGATAATATTACGCTTCAGCTTGAAAAAGGTGAAATTCATGCGCTGTTAGGCGAAAATGGTGCAGGGAAATCAACATTGATGAACGTTCTTTTTGGCTTATATCAACCGGAGGGTGGGGAAATCCGGGTACGTGGTCAAAAGGTCGATATCACCAATCCGAATGTCGCAAATGATCTTGGTATCGGTATGGTGCATCAACATTTCATGCTTGTTGAAAATCTAACAGTTACTGAAAATATCATTTTAGGTAATGAGCCGAAAAAAATGGGTGTCATCAACATTAAAGAAGCTGCGAAAAAGGTTGCAGAAATTTCGGAACTGTATGGTCTGGATGTTGATCCTAATGCCAAAATCGAAGATATATCTGTTGGTATGCAACAGCGTGTAGAGATATTGAAAACATTATATCGGGGTGCTGAAATCCTTATTTTCGATGAACCGACAGCTTCTTTGACACCGCAGGAAATCGATGAATTGATTGCGATTATGAAAAAGCTCATTGAAGAAGGAAAATCAATTATCATCATCACGCATAAGCTTCAGGAAATTATGGATGTGTCTGACCGTGTGACGGTCATCCGTAAAGGGCAAGGGATTGGAACGGTTATTACCGCTGAAACAGATCCTGAAGAATTGGCGACATTGATGGTCGGGCGTCAGGTGACGTTCAAGACGGAAAAAGGTCCTTCAAACCCAAAGAATGAAGTATTACATATTGAAAATCTTGTTGTAGAAGATTATCGGGGTGTCGCAAAGGTGAAGGGGCTGAACCTTTCTGTGCGAAGAGGAGAAATTGTTGGAATTGCTGGGATTGACGGCAACGGACAAACTGAACTTATTGAGGCAATCACCGGGCTGCGTAAAGTCAAAAGTGGAAAAATCACAATCAATTCAAAAGATGTAACGGGTAAAAAACCAAGAGAAATTACTGAAACAGGTGTCGGTCATATTCCACAGGATCGTCATAAGCATGGTCTTGTACTGGACTTTACTGTCGGTTACAATGGCGCTTTACAATCGTATTATCATGAGCCACTTTCGAAAAATGGCATTATGAAGTACAAAGTAGTGTCAGAAAAAGCGAAAGAAATTATCGATGCTTATGATGTTAGGACGCAAGGTGAACATGAATTGGCAAGAGCACTTTCTGGCGGTAATCAGCAGAAGCTTATTATTGGACGTGAAGTGGAACGGAATCCGGATCTCTTGATTGCTGCGTTGCCGACACGTGGACTCGACGTTGGTGCGATTGAGTTCATCCATAAAAGACTGATTGAACAGCGAGACAACGGGAAAGCAGTTTTACTGATTTCCTTTGAGCTAGATGAGGTGATAAACGTTTCCGACCGAATCGCCGTCATTTATGATGGTGAAATTGTCGATGTAGTTAGCCCGGCTGAAACGTCTGAGCAAGAACTAGGGTTGCTTATGGCGGGACATTCAAAAACGGAGATGGCTGTAGTAGGGAACGAAGTTGTAGTGAAAGAAGGTGATGATCGCAATGTCAAATAG
- a CDS encoding BMP family lipoprotein: protein MSKRKFGLAMSLVLAAGTILGACGTDKAKDSESTDSKGGTTSEENFSVAMITDTGGVDDKSFNQSAWKGIQEYGEENNLEKGDGGFDFLTSTSDSDYEPNLNRLVRRDFDIVYGIGFLLKDAIETVADQHPDAMFGLVDEISDRPNVASIMFKEQEGSYLAGVAAALMTKSDKIGFVGGMEIPVIERFHAGFVAGVAAVKPDITVDVQYTGAFDKAELGKATANRMYSSGVDIIFHAAGGTGNGVFSEAKERKSADKDAYVWVIGVDSDQYDEGQVGDENITLTSMLKRVDVGVKNIAELARDGKFPGGEVVTYGLADEGIALADSRGAIPEDVLTQIDEFAKKIADGEIEVPEFPAK, encoded by the coding sequence ATGAGTAAACGTAAATTTGGACTTGCAATGTCATTAGTTCTTGCTGCTGGTACAATACTTGGTGCATGCGGAACAGACAAAGCAAAAGATAGCGAAAGTACAGACTCTAAAGGTGGTACGACGAGCGAAGAGAATTTTTCAGTCGCGATGATCACTGATACAGGCGGTGTTGACGACAAATCGTTCAACCAATCTGCTTGGAAAGGGATTCAAGAATATGGTGAAGAGAACAATCTTGAAAAGGGTGATGGTGGTTTTGACTTCCTAACATCTACGAGTGACTCTGATTATGAGCCGAACTTGAATCGTCTTGTACGCCGTGACTTCGACATTGTTTACGGTATCGGATTCTTATTAAAAGATGCAATTGAAACAGTTGCAGACCAGCATCCAGATGCAATGTTCGGTCTTGTGGATGAAATTTCTGACCGTCCGAACGTGGCAAGTATTATGTTTAAAGAGCAAGAAGGATCTTACCTTGCAGGTGTAGCAGCTGCACTGATGACAAAATCGGATAAAATCGGTTTTGTTGGCGGTATGGAAATTCCTGTAATCGAACGTTTCCACGCTGGTTTTGTAGCAGGTGTAGCAGCAGTGAAGCCTGACATTACAGTTGATGTTCAGTATACAGGTGCATTTGACAAGGCAGAACTTGGTAAAGCAACAGCGAACCGTATGTATTCATCTGGCGTAGATATCATTTTCCACGCTGCAGGTGGTACAGGTAACGGTGTATTCTCAGAAGCGAAAGAACGTAAATCGGCTGATAAAGATGCATATGTTTGGGTTATCGGTGTTGACTCTGATCAGTATGATGAAGGTCAAGTCGGCGATGAAAACATTACATTGACTTCTATGCTTAAACGTGTAGACGTAGGGGTTAAAAATATTGCAGAACTTGCACGTGATGGTAAATTCCCGGGTGGCGAAGTAGTCACATACGGGCTTGCTGACGAAGGAATCGCGCTTGCAGATTCACGCGGTGCAATTCCAGAGGACGTCCTTACTCAAATCGATGAGTTTGCGAAAAAAATCGCTGACGGTGAAATTGAAGTTCCAGAATTCCCAGCTAAATAA
- a CDS encoding BMP family lipoprotein encodes MSKRKFGLAMSLVLAAGTLLGACGTDKAKDNEGTGSKESVEKDNFSIAMITDTNGVDDKSFNQSAWKGIQDYAEENNLERGDGGYDYLESTGDADFEPNLNRLVRRDFDLVYGIGFLLKDAIETIADQQPDKMFGLVDEVADRPNVVNIMFKEQEGAFLAGATAALMTKSDKIGFVGGMEIPVIERFHAGFVAGVAAVNPDIKVDVQYTGAFDKAELGKAAANRMYSSGVDIIFHAAGATGNGVFSEAKERKTADKDAYVWVIGVDSDQYDEGKVGDENITLTSLLKRVDVAVKNISELARDGKFPGGEVKTYGLAEDGMALTDSRGAISEEVLAQIDEFAKKIAEGEIEVPENPTK; translated from the coding sequence TTGAGTAAACGTAAATTTGGACTTGCAATGTCATTGGTTCTTGCTGCTGGTACACTACTCGGCGCATGCGGGACAGACAAAGCGAAAGACAACGAAGGTACAGGTTCTAAAGAAAGCGTAGAAAAAGATAATTTCTCAATTGCAATGATTACCGATACAAACGGTGTTGATGATAAATCGTTCAACCAATCTGCTTGGAAAGGGATTCAAGATTACGCGGAAGAAAACAACCTTGAAAGAGGCGACGGCGGCTATGATTACCTAGAATCAACAGGCGATGCTGACTTTGAGCCGAACTTGAATCGACTTGTCCGCCGTGACTTCGACCTTGTATACGGAATTGGCTTCCTATTGAAAGACGCGATTGAAACAATTGCAGATCAGCAGCCAGACAAGATGTTTGGTCTTGTCGACGAAGTTGCTGACCGCCCGAACGTCGTTAACATCATGTTCAAAGAGCAAGAAGGTGCTTTTCTTGCGGGTGCCACAGCTGCACTAATGACTAAGTCTGATAAGATTGGCTTCGTTGGTGGGATGGAAATTCCAGTTATTGAACGATTCCATGCGGGCTTCGTTGCAGGTGTTGCAGCCGTGAACCCCGATATTAAAGTTGACGTACAATATACCGGTGCTTTCGACAAAGCGGAACTCGGTAAAGCTGCCGCGAACCGTATGTATTCATCTGGCGTAGATATTATCTTCCACGCTGCGGGGGCAACGGGGAATGGTGTATTTTCAGAGGCGAAAGAACGTAAAACGGCGGACAAAGATGCCTACGTTTGGGTCATTGGTGTCGACTCCGACCAGTACGATGAAGGAAAAGTTGGCGATGAAAATATCACGTTGACGTCTTTGCTTAAGCGCGTAGATGTAGCAGTTAAAAATATCTCAGAACTTGCACGTGATGGTAAATTCCCAGGTGGAGAAGTGAAAACATACGGTCTAGCTGAAGATGGAATGGCGCTTACGGATTCACGCGGTGCAATTTCAGAAGAAGTTCTTGCTCAAATCGATGAGTTTGCGAAAAAAATTGCTGAAGGTGAAATAGAAGTACCTGAAAATCCTACTAAATAA
- a CDS encoding GntR family transcriptional regulator, translated as MMVKADQRHLYVQVIERLKQDIESGIFKENERFPSEFELARTLGVSRATLREALRVLEEEKVIVRKHGVGTFVNPRPLFSSGIEHLSSVSSMIRDAGMEPGTIFMDVIETDVCEDDMTKFNCSEENRLVTIKRVRTADQVPVVYCIDQVLSKNIPLGTDELLNESIFDAIEKSGRIRIAQAVTHIEPVGYDDEASSILRCGVDVPLLVLLQQHYSEEGEMVLYSKNYFRADKFSFHVVRKRV; from the coding sequence ATGATGGTAAAGGCGGATCAAAGACATCTATATGTACAGGTGATTGAGCGTTTGAAGCAAGACATCGAATCAGGTATATTCAAGGAGAACGAAAGATTCCCTTCTGAATTTGAACTAGCTCGTACGTTAGGCGTCAGCCGTGCAACACTTCGAGAGGCGCTTCGTGTGCTTGAAGAGGAAAAAGTCATTGTTCGAAAACATGGTGTAGGTACTTTTGTTAATCCTCGACCGTTATTTTCTTCGGGTATTGAACATTTGTCCAGTGTGTCTTCTATGATTCGTGATGCGGGGATGGAACCAGGAACGATTTTTATGGATGTCATAGAAACAGACGTCTGCGAAGATGATATGACAAAGTTTAATTGTAGCGAAGAAAATCGTCTTGTTACAATCAAAAGGGTAAGGACAGCCGATCAGGTGCCAGTTGTCTATTGTATCGATCAAGTGTTATCAAAAAATATTCCGTTAGGTACGGATGAGTTATTAAATGAATCCATTTTTGATGCAATTGAAAAGTCAGGCAGGATCCGTATCGCTCAAGCTGTGACACATATCGAACCAGTTGGGTATGATGATGAGGCATCCTCGATTTTGAGGTGTGGCGTCGATGTACCACTTCTTGTTCTTCTTCAGCAACATTACAGTGAGGAAGGCGAAATGGTCCTTTACTCAAAGAATTATTTTAGGGCTGATAAATTCAGTTTTCATGTTGTACGAAAAAGGGTATAA